From the Ictalurus furcatus strain D&B chromosome 19, Billie_1.0, whole genome shotgun sequence genome, one window contains:
- the LOC128623630 gene encoding deleted in malignant brain tumors 1 protein, with product MNWATVCGADFGQQDAEVVCRELGCGSPVEVLGSDAFGRGDGQVWQKKLQCGGTESQIRFCPTSSLELNCSHSNDVGLVCAAGVRLVDGGSRCAGRVEVLHRGLWGTVCDDNWNMRAAAVVCRELGCGEAEDTLVNAHFGPGSGPIWMDVYCTGSESTLKNCGSSRWGGHNCHHDRDPAVICSSHKKPRLTDGPHECSGRVEVLHGKTWATVCDAEFDQQDAEVVCRELGCGLPVEVLRASAFGKGKSQVWIKELQCRGNESQIYFCQGSFTLEHNCSHENDVGLICSG from the exons ATGAACTGGGCCACAGTGTGTGGTGCTGACTTTGGCCAGCAAGATGCAGAGGTTGTGTGTCGGGAGCTGGGCTGTGGGTCTCCTGTAGAGGTGCTGGGGTCAGATGCTTTTGGAAGAggtgatggccaggtgtggcaAAAGAAGCTTCAGTGCGGAGGCACAGAGTCTCAGATTCGTTTTTGTCCAACATCTTCGCTCGAACTCAACTGCTCCCATTCCAATGATGTTGGACTGGTGTGTGCTG CTGGTGTGAGGCTGGTGGATGGTGGCAGCCGGTGTGCAGGAAGAGTGGAGGTCTTGCATAGAGGACTCTGgggaacagtgtgtgatgatAACTGGAATATGAGAGCTGCTGCAGTGGTTTGTAGAGAATTAGGCTGTGGGGAAGCTGAGGACACACTTGTTAATGCTCACTTTGGCCCAGGATCAGGGCCAATCTGGATGGATGTGTACTGTACAGGATCAGAGTCTACCCTGAAGAATTGTGGGTCAAGTAGGTGGGGTGGACATAACTGTCATCATGATCGAGATCCTGCAGTCATTTGTTCAA gtCACAAAAAACCCAGACTTACAGATGGCCCTCATGAGTGTTCTGGGAGAGTAGAGGTGCTTCATGGAAAGACGTGGGCAACAGTGTGTGACGCTGAATTTGACCAGCAGGATGCAGAGGTTGTGTGTCGGGAGTTGGGCTGTGGACTTCCTGTGGAGGTGTTGAGGGCATCTGCTTTTGGCAAAGGGAAGAGCCAGGTGTGGATAAAGGAGCTTCAATGCAGAGGCAACgaatcacagatttatttctGTCAAGGATCATTTACACTCGAACACAACTGCTCCCATGAAAATGATGTGGGATTAATATGTTCTGGTTAA
- the LOC128623631 gene encoding deleted in malignant brain tumors 1 protein-like → MSLPHSFLLMYILSCTDSVRLVNGSSQCTGRVEVLHRGQWGTVCDDNWNIKAAAVVCRELGCGEAVDALHQSHFGSGSELIWMDDVVCKGSESTLKNCASAEFGIHDCDHNKHAGVICSEVRLVGGSRCSGRVEVLHGMTWVRVCDADFNKQDAEVVCRELGCGPPVEVLGAATFGMGEVQELTKEFQCRGSESQIHLCPRSTLKHNCSHSNYVGLVCAGKSLK, encoded by the exons ATGTCCCTCCCTCATTCTTTCTTGCTCATGTACATTCTCTCCTGCACAGACAGTGTGAGGCTGGTGAATGGTAGCAGTCAGTGTACTGGTAGAGTGGAGGTTCTTCATAGAGGACAGTGgggaacagtgtgtgatgatAACTGGAATATTAAAGCTGCTGCAGTTGTGTGTAGAGAGCTGGGTTGTGGAGAAGCTGTAGATGCGCTGCATCAGTCTCACTTTGGATCTGGATCAGAATTAATCTGGATGGatgatgtggtctgtaaaggatCAGAGTCTACCCTGAAGAACTGTGCCTCAGCAGAGTTTGGCATTCATGATTGTGATCATAATAAACATGCTGGAGTCATCTGCTCAG AAGTCAGACTGGTTGGTGGTTCTCGCTGCTCGGGGAGAGTAGAGGTGCTTCACGGGATGACCTGGGTTAGAGTGTGTGATGCTGACTTCAACAAGCAGGACGCAGAGGTTGTGTGTCGGGAGCTGGGCTGTGGGCCTCCTGTGGAGGTGCTGGGAGCAGCTACCTTTGGCATGGGTGAGGTGCAGGAGTTGACAAAGGAATTTCAGTGCAGAGGCAGCGAATCTCAGATTCATTTATGTCCAAGGTCTACACTGAAACACAACTGCTCCCATTCTAATTATGTGGGGCTTGTGTGTGCTGGTAAGAGCTTAAAATGA